One region of Miscanthus floridulus cultivar M001 chromosome 19, ASM1932011v1, whole genome shotgun sequence genomic DNA includes:
- the LOC136528850 gene encoding uncharacterized protein, which produces MASGGAQSHSHSPPVAGAVADEALGSSNNNKPAAKRPSGSSTEYQLRKYLLLLATLVATVTYVAGLNLPGGAWQEDTDDGPHHHHAGDPILQYAHGDRYLTFYYCNATAFAASLVVSLLLLVLDGKNTGWWEALLRVVMVLDLLGLMGAYAAGSCRDKFTTIYSALLVCAVFAYVVVAFVCNLFSKYGCSRELARLLLRKQSDVHERRQELHEVLMLLATFAVTITYVAGLNPPGGFWGDTKDGHQMSDPVLMQHYSSRYQAFYVCNTTAFVASLLIIILLVDKKLTTKLSVRLVALYGLTITALLGLMGAYAAGSCRQLDDTTYVICLIAGVLAYIFLQVAVTKAIGMKQDRSIPSLLRSCFDRSQDQNKPDQSSRSSEDQIPPIKKEEDQIPPDQNQISSRGINQHEGGGEAVEMDPSKKAVEKDPSKEAVEKARQSLVMLLATLVVSITYSAGLDPPGGLWPDTRDDHKIGDPILLTTHPTRYKVFFYSNSAAFVASLIVILMVQSRFLLKGHTLEAAMILDLFGLISAYAAGCCRDETTSIYVVALAGIVLVYVVIHIVLFTLPDHKDSNPDAEKKLENRREMLLLLAILAATLTYQAGLTPPGGFWSEDEDGHRAGYPVLHDHYRPRYMAFFYCNAASFMASVALIVLLVNPNLYRPGIRCYALYVCMVVGMFGLMGAYAAGSSRDLRTSIYVLTLVVAVFAFVALEVVIFLVHPYLRDHWKQWWRCLKDHWKQWWRCIKNNAADSSGQAEPDAGTKQNQETEIQQESKTQGEMPAEARQEDQLSVSGSSEDRNMREYLMLLGVLAASVTYQTGLKPPGGLWQDDSNGPSAGSSILHYINKRRYHAFFYCNSTSFMASVVVVILLLPLRPSTLQNYELPLWPMHTAILLDMLGLLGAYAAGSTRDWETSRNVVYLVIPVLAYIAAYALVSIFRKKGGATAHKSKSEEQKPSGNHEV; this is translated from the exons ATGGCGTCCGGCGGCGCACAAAGCCACTCCCACTCCCCCCCTGTGGCTGGGGCTGTGGCTGATGAAGCTTtgggcagcagcaacaacaacaagccTGCTGCTAAGCGTCCTTCAGGTTCCTCCACGGAGTACCAGCTGAGGAAGTACCTGCTGCTGCTGGCCACTCTGGTTGCGACGGTGACGTACGTCGCCGGGCTGAACCTGCCGGGGGGAGCCTGGCAGGAGGACACCGACGACGGCCCGCACCACCACCACGCGGGCGACCCGATCCTCCAGTACGCGCACGGCGACCGCTACCTCACCTTCTACTACTGCAACGCCACCGCGTTCGCCGCGTCGCTCGTGGTCAGcctcctcctcctggtcctggaTGGCAAGAACACGGGCTGGTGGGAAGCCCTGCTGCGGGTCGTCATGGTGCTCGACCTGCTCGGCCTCATGGGCGCCTACGCCGCCGGGAGCTGCCGGGACAAGTTCACCACCATCTACTCGGCGCTGCTGGTCTGCGCCGTCTTCGCCTACGTCGTCGTCGCTTTCGTCTGCAACCTCTTCTCCAAATACGGATGCTCACGCGAGCTGGCGCGGCTGCTGCTCAGGAAGCAAAGCGATGTTCATGAGCGTCGCCAAGAACTGCATGAGGTCCTGATGCTGCTGGCCACCTTCGCGGTGACCATCACGTACGTGGCCGGGCTGAATCCGCCGGGCGGCTTCTGGGGCGACACCAAGGACGGGCACCAGATGAGCGACCCGGTCCTGATGCAGCACTACTCCAGCCGCTACCAGGCGTTCTACGTCTGCAACACCACCGCGTTCGTCGCGTCCCtgctcatcatcatcctcctcgtcGACAAGAAGCTCACAACCAAGCTCTCTGTGCGGCTTGTGGCTCTGTATGGTCTCACCATCACGGCGCTCCTGGGCCTCATGGGGGCGTACGCCGCTGGGAGCTGCAGGCAGCTCGACGACACCACCTACGTCATCTGCCTCATCGCCGGAGTTCTTGCCTACATCTTCCTCCAGGTGGCCGTCACCAAGGCCATCGGAATGAAGCAGGATCGCTCCATTCCAAGCCTGCTTCGCAGTTGCTTCGACAGATCGCAGGACCAAAATAAACCAGATCAGAGTAGCCG ATCATCAGAAGACCAAATTCCACCgatcaaaaaagaagaagaccaaaTTCCACCAGATCAGAATCAGATCAGCAGCAG GGGCATAAATCAACACGAAGGCGGCGGCGAAGCAGTGGAAATGGATCCTTCAAAAAAAGCAGTGGAAAAGGATCCTTCAAAAGAAGCAGTGGAAAAGGCGAGACAGTCTCTTGTCATGTTGCTTGCGACCCTTGTGGTGAGCATCACTTACAGTGCAGGACTGGACCCACCAGGTGGCCTGTGGCCCGACACCCGAGACGATCACAAGATCGGTGACCCGATACTCCTGACCACACACCCCACCCGGTACAAGGTGTTCTTCTACAGCAACTCGGCGGCGTTCGTGGCGTCCCTCATCGTGATCCTCATGGTCCAGAGCAGATTCCTGCTCAAGGGCCACACGCTGGAGGCGGCCATGATCCTGGACCTGTTCGGCCTGATCAGCGCGTACGCCGCGGGGTGCTGCAGGGACGAGACGACCTCCATCTACGTGGTTGCCCTGGCCGGGATCGTCCTGGTCTACGTGGTCATCCACATCGTCCTCTTCACGCTTCCAGACCACAAGGACAGCAACCCGGACGCGGAGAAGAAGCTGGAGAACAGGCGCGAGATGCTGCTGCTCCTGGCCATCCTGGCGGCGACGCTCACCTACCAGGCTGGGCTGACGCCGCCGGGGGGCTTCTGGTCAGAAGATGAAGATGGGCACCGCGCGGGCTACCCGGTGCTCCACGACCACTACCGGCCCCGCTACATGGCCTTCTTCTACTGCAACGCGGCGAGCTTCATGGCGTCCGTGGCTCTCATCGTCCTGCTCGTGAACCCGAACCTGTACAGGCCAGGGATACGGTGCTACGCGCTCTACGTGTGCATGGTGGTGGGCATGTTTGGGCTCATGGGAGCCTATGCCGCTGGGAGCTCCAGGGATCTGCGCACCTCCATTTATGTGTTGACGCTGGTTGTTGCCGTGTTTGCCTTTGTAGCCCTGGAGGTAGTCATTTTCTTGGTTCACCCCTACCTAAGAGATCATTGGAAGCAATGGTGGAGGTGCCTAAAAGATCATTGGAAGCAGTGGTGGAGGTGCATCAAGAATAATGCAGCTGATTCCTCCGGGCAAGCAGAACCAGACGCCGGCACGAAACAGAACCAGGAGACAGAGATACAGCAGGAAAGTAAAACTCAGGGAGAGATGCCAGCAGAAGCACGGCAAGAAGATCAGCTCTCTGTCTCTGGATCATCAGAAGATAGGAACATGCGTGAATACTTGATGCTGCTAGGAGTCCTTGCTGCGAGTGTAACCTACCAGACTGGCCTGAAGCCACCAGGTGGCCTGTGGCAGGACGACAGCAATGGTCCCTCTGCTGGCAGCTCCATCCTCCATTACATCAACAAACGCCGGTACCATGCTTTCTTCTACTGCAACTCCACCTCCTTCATGGCttccgtcgtcgtcgtcatcttgCTCCTGCCACTCCGGCCATCGACTCTCCAAAATTACGAATTGCCACTCTGGCCAATGCACACAGCTATCTTGCTTGACATGCTCGGCCTGCTGGGGGCCTATGCAGCAGGCAGTACCAGAGACTGGGAGACATCCAGGAATGTCGTCTACTTGGTCATCCCTGTCCTGGCCTATATTGCAGCCTATGCATTAGTCTCAATCTTCCGCAAGAAAGGTGGTGCCACAGCCCACAAGAGCAAGTCCGAAGAACAGAAACCATCCGGCAATCATGAAGTCTGA